One stretch of Niallia sp. XMNu-256 DNA includes these proteins:
- a CDS encoding D-2-hydroxyacid dehydrogenase, whose product MSKRQTNILVFSPNLTDVEAYVESIRKEGYLSVQGATTFEEAEKYLPNTEVILAWKFPTQLLNKPISSSVRWFQSMGAGVNDLVTDPSIPKDMFITRIVDQFGTYISEYVFSFLLDIVKDGPRMRQAQLKQSWDSFTSDTLKGKTIGIAGLGSIGAEIVRKARAFDMNVNGLSFSGKQASLVDQHYFPNQWLEFVKELDYLVQTLPLTDQTHYVINKDILLAMKPNACLINVGRGALINEDHLISVMQSGHLQAAILDVFEKEPLPKGHILWSMPNVYVTSHLSGPSTVEGVSHFFIKNLKRYLEEQPLHGLVDRKLGY is encoded by the coding sequence ATGAGTAAACGTCAAACGAATATTCTCGTGTTTAGTCCTAATCTTACAGATGTTGAGGCATATGTTGAAAGTATCCGCAAAGAGGGATATTTATCCGTACAAGGAGCGACAACTTTTGAGGAAGCAGAAAAATACTTACCCAACACTGAAGTGATTTTAGCTTGGAAATTCCCTACTCAACTGTTAAACAAACCCATCTCGTCATCTGTCCGATGGTTTCAATCAATGGGAGCTGGAGTCAATGATTTAGTTACAGACCCTTCCATTCCTAAAGACATGTTCATTACACGAATTGTTGATCAATTTGGTACTTACATTTCTGAATATGTATTTTCATTTCTCTTGGACATAGTAAAAGATGGTCCTCGGATGAGGCAGGCCCAATTGAAACAAAGTTGGGATTCATTCACTTCCGATACTTTGAAGGGAAAAACAATCGGGATTGCCGGACTCGGATCGATTGGAGCTGAAATTGTACGGAAGGCACGAGCATTCGATATGAATGTAAACGGGCTAAGTTTTAGCGGAAAACAAGCATCATTAGTTGACCAACATTATTTTCCAAATCAATGGCTTGAATTCGTAAAAGAACTAGACTATTTAGTGCAAACCCTTCCTTTAACAGATCAAACACATTACGTCATTAACAAGGATATTCTTTTAGCAATGAAACCAAATGCCTGTCTGATCAACGTAGGTCGTGGTGCACTCATTAATGAAGATCATTTAATTTCTGTTATGCAATCAGGACATCTTCAGGCGGCCATTCTCGATGTGTTCGAGAAAGAACCGTTGCCTAAAGGCCATATTCTCTGGTCCATGCCAAATGTGTATGTCACTTCTCATCTATCAGGACCAAGTACGGTTGAAGGAGTAAGTCACTTTTTTATCAAAAATTTAAAACGATATTTAGAGGAACAACCATTACATGGATTAGTTGATCGGAAATTAGGGTACTGA
- a CDS encoding Cof-type HAD-IIB family hydrolase, whose translation MTKQSIIFFDIDGTLLNDEKEMPKTAKDAIYKLKENGHIVAIATGRAPFMFEKLRAELEIDTYVSYNGQYVVLNGEVLYTNPLKIEPLERLTEEALRHNHPVLYMDHKDMKANVPEHPFIYESIRSLRIEQFPTHDPSYYKGRPLYQSIIFCEAGEEQFYQEKFPDFDFIRWHPVSVDVIPTGGSKANGIEKITEKLGFSRERQFAFGDGPNDVEMLSRIYNSVAMGNADESLKSVAKYVTKSVDDNGIQYGLQMVGLL comes from the coding sequence ATGACCAAACAAAGTATAATCTTTTTTGATATAGATGGAACATTGCTAAACGATGAGAAGGAAATGCCGAAAACAGCTAAAGATGCCATATATAAATTGAAAGAAAATGGACATATCGTAGCCATTGCAACTGGACGAGCTCCTTTTATGTTTGAAAAATTGCGAGCAGAATTAGAAATAGATACCTATGTAAGTTATAACGGACAATATGTTGTTTTAAATGGGGAAGTACTATATACAAATCCGTTAAAGATCGAACCTCTCGAAAGGTTAACAGAGGAAGCCCTTCGTCATAATCATCCCGTCTTATATATGGATCACAAAGATATGAAAGCCAATGTTCCAGAACATCCATTTATTTATGAGAGTATTCGTTCCTTGAGAATCGAACAATTTCCTACCCATGATCCTTCTTATTATAAAGGTCGTCCATTATACCAATCGATAATATTTTGTGAGGCAGGGGAAGAACAGTTTTATCAAGAGAAATTTCCTGACTTTGATTTTATTAGATGGCACCCTGTATCCGTTGATGTTATTCCAACAGGCGGATCCAAGGCAAATGGAATAGAAAAAATAACGGAAAAGCTAGGTTTTTCAAGGGAAAGACAATTTGCTTTTGGCGATGGCCCAAATGATGTTGAAATGCTTTCGAGAATTTATAATAGTGTCGCCATGGGAAATGCGGATGAATCTTTAAAGTCCGTTGCAAAATATGTGACTAAATCAGTAGATGATAATGGAATTCAATATGGCCTTCAGATGGTAGGATTATTATAA
- a CDS encoding transposase, whose translation MKRSHSFCVYEDLDITEFDRGTRNNKRDSMWIRGQLTKKVQSKLNWLGIPHMAVDPAYTSKMCPKCSNIDDKNRKGKFFVCTVCKHEDDADHNAAINIGQRALDDEVLKLVEKYRYNTNKRHSALKELFKKRHRSYISIKSVA comes from the coding sequence GTGAAAAGATCTCATTCCTTTTGTGTATATGAAGACTTAGATATTACTGAGTTTGACCGAGGAACGAGAAACAACAAACGGGATAGTATGTGGATCCGAGGTCAACTAACGAAAAAAGTCCAATCTAAATTAAATTGGCTAGGCATTCCACATATGGCTGTAGATCCCGCCTACACTTCAAAGATGTGTCCTAAATGCTCCAATATTGATGACAAGAACCGGAAAGGTAAATTTTTTGTTTGTACCGTGTGCAAGCATGAAGATGACGCAGATCATAATGCAGCTATCAATATTGGACAACGTGCGCTTGATGATGAGGTGTTAAAGCTAGTTGAAAAGTATCGATATAACACCAATAAAAGGCACTCCGCATTAAAAGAATTATTTAAAAAACGTCACCGTAGCTATATAAGTATTAAGTCAGTGGCTTAA
- a CDS encoding amino acid ABC transporter substrate-binding protein/permease: protein MLVLFTTFSLASTTNVHAEEKTYVIGTDVTFAPFEFQDVNGEFVGIDMDLLKAIAEDQGFKYEIKPLGFNAAVQALEAKQVDAVIAGMSITEERAKKFDFSDPYFDSGVIMAVDENDDSISSYEDLKGKRVAIKTGTEGAAFAQSIQDEYGFDIVTYDDSANMYEDVKSGNSVAAFDDYPVLAYGVKQGNGLKIVTEKEAGNSYGFAVSKGENAELLQMFNDGLMNLRASGEYQEILDRYLETGSEVAEDTGFFGLFKQSFPSLMTGLKMTMILTVVSLIIASALGVVFGLFLVSKTRLLRIIATVYVDIFRGTPLIVQAFFIYFGIPAALDIRITAVVAGLITLSLNAGAYMAEIVRGGIQSIDKGQMEAARSLGLPYGKAMSKVVLPQAVRVMIPSFINQFVITLKDTSILSIIGINELTQSGKIIIARNLESFQMWLIVGIIYFIIIMILTKVSNVLERRIKYGKN, encoded by the coding sequence ATGTTGGTACTGTTTACAACATTTTCGTTAGCATCGACAACCAATGTACATGCAGAAGAAAAAACTTATGTAATCGGTACCGATGTCACCTTTGCCCCATTTGAATTCCAAGATGTGAATGGCGAATTTGTTGGAATAGACATGGATTTATTAAAAGCAATTGCAGAAGATCAAGGTTTTAAATATGAAATTAAACCTCTTGGCTTTAATGCAGCTGTACAAGCCTTAGAAGCAAAACAGGTAGATGCAGTAATTGCAGGTATGAGTATTACTGAAGAACGGGCAAAGAAATTCGACTTCTCAGACCCTTATTTTGATTCAGGGGTTATTATGGCAGTTGATGAAAACGATGATTCGATTTCATCTTATGAAGATCTAAAAGGGAAAAGAGTTGCTATAAAGACAGGAACAGAAGGGGCTGCTTTTGCCCAAAGCATTCAAGATGAATACGGCTTTGACATCGTTACATATGATGACTCTGCGAATATGTATGAAGATGTAAAATCCGGTAACTCAGTGGCAGCATTTGATGATTACCCTGTATTAGCTTATGGGGTTAAACAAGGCAATGGATTAAAGATTGTTACAGAAAAAGAAGCTGGTAATTCATATGGCTTCGCTGTTTCTAAAGGTGAAAATGCTGAGTTATTACAAATGTTTAATGACGGTTTGATGAACTTAAGAGCATCAGGTGAATACCAAGAAATTTTAGATCGATATTTAGAAACAGGGTCGGAAGTAGCAGAAGATACGGGATTTTTCGGTTTATTCAAACAAAGTTTTCCGAGCTTAATGACTGGCTTAAAAATGACGATGATTTTAACGGTTGTTTCCTTAATCATTGCCTCGGCACTCGGTGTGGTCTTCGGGTTATTCCTAGTTTCAAAAACGAGATTATTAAGGATCATTGCCACAGTATATGTTGATATTTTCCGTGGTACCCCTCTAATTGTACAAGCATTCTTTATTTATTTTGGTATTCCTGCAGCACTTGATATACGAATTACAGCTGTTGTGGCAGGTTTAATTACGTTAAGCTTAAATGCAGGTGCGTATATGGCTGAAATTGTTCGTGGTGGTATTCAGTCGATTGATAAAGGCCAAATGGAAGCGGCCCGAAGCTTAGGACTTCCATACGGAAAGGCGATGTCTAAAGTTGTCTTGCCACAAGCAGTTCGTGTGATGATTCCATCATTTATTAACCAATTTGTTATTACATTAAAAGATACTTCCATTCTATCGATTATCGGTATTAATGAGTTAACACAAAGCGGAAAGATTATCATTGCTCGAAATTTAGAGTCGTTCCAAATGTGGTTAATCGTTGGTATTATTTACTTCATTATCATTATGATTTTAACAAAAGTATCGAATGTGTTAGAAAGAAGGATTAAATATGGAAAAAATTAA
- a CDS encoding MarR family winged helix-turn-helix transcriptional regulator — translation MDRNLEELDLFDLLSERHYQLRNLTEKLWNDHSDIYISNSEWFIMARTYKKQPTIAYISKHVDISRQATHKFIKNLEAKGLVEVKNVENNKKEKCLRLTPLGEECYEKNEALKATLEKKVQEQIGTDRLLALKEVLALDWGLSDE, via the coding sequence TTGGACAGGAATTTAGAAGAATTAGATTTATTCGACCTATTAAGCGAACGTCATTATCAACTTCGAAACTTAACTGAAAAACTATGGAATGACCATAGTGATATTTATATATCGAATTCTGAATGGTTTATAATGGCACGAACGTATAAGAAACAGCCCACAATCGCTTACATTTCTAAACATGTCGACATTTCAAGGCAAGCTACACATAAGTTTATTAAAAACCTTGAAGCAAAAGGATTAGTTGAGGTGAAAAATGTAGAAAATAATAAGAAAGAAAAGTGTTTGCGTTTAACCCCACTAGGTGAAGAGTGTTACGAGAAAAATGAGGCTTTAAAAGCAACGTTAGAAAAGAAGGTCCAAGAACAAATTGGAACGGATCGGTTACTTGCTTTAAAAGAAGTTCTTGCTTTAGATTGGGGATTATCAGATGAATAA
- the dacB gene encoding D-alanyl-D-alanine carboxypeptidase/D-alanyl-D-alanine-endopeptidase: protein MLLIASSTSFAQKTSPSFQNELDQLLQNDPLLKGSLTGISVRCASTGEILYEHNGDIRMRPASNLKLFTAAAALSVLGQNYQFKTELRTDGEIEGQILKGNLYLKGYGDPTLLKEDLTNMAKRLSHSGVTKIEGSLIGDDSWYDDVRLSPDLVWSDESAYYGSQISALTISPDKDFDSGTVLMDISPGSNIGEPAQIQLSPATNYVQVINQTLTGSPEGNTDLSVERKHGTNTVIVKGFLPIETKTEKEYISVWEPTVFVLDLFKGELEKQGIKLLGTGKPGVTPQNTDILASHTSMALSELLIPFMKLSNNGHAETLVKEMGKRRLGEGSWEKGLQVLKEELPTFGVNPTDVVIRDGSGISHVNLIPANEISQLLFHVQKEVWFPAFATSLPVAGKQNKMVGGTLRNRMKPLNVKAKTGTLSTVTSLAGYVETKDGKTVIVSILLNNLIYEAKGKEVEDRIVELIANQ from the coding sequence ATGTTATTAATAGCATCCTCAACCTCTTTTGCACAAAAAACAAGTCCTTCTTTTCAAAATGAATTAGATCAACTGTTACAGAATGACCCCCTTTTAAAAGGTAGTCTCACAGGAATTAGTGTTCGCTGTGCAAGTACTGGCGAGATCCTTTATGAACATAATGGGGATATTCGGATGCGACCTGCCTCGAATCTAAAACTCTTTACCGCTGCAGCCGCTTTGTCCGTATTAGGGCAAAATTATCAATTTAAGACAGAGCTTCGAACCGATGGCGAAATAGAGGGACAAATACTTAAAGGGAATTTGTATTTAAAAGGGTATGGGGATCCTACTCTATTAAAAGAAGACCTTACGAACATGGCGAAAAGATTATCCCACTCAGGTGTCACTAAAATTGAAGGGAGTTTAATTGGTGATGATAGTTGGTATGATGATGTTCGTTTATCACCGGATTTAGTCTGGAGTGATGAATCTGCCTACTACGGATCGCAAATTTCTGCGCTAACCATTTCTCCAGATAAAGACTTTGATTCAGGCACTGTTTTAATGGATATTTCACCAGGGTCAAACATCGGTGAACCCGCACAAATTCAACTTTCGCCTGCAACCAATTATGTCCAAGTCATCAATCAAACCTTAACCGGATCACCCGAAGGAAACACCGACCTTTCAGTTGAGCGAAAACATGGAACAAACACGGTCATTGTAAAAGGGTTCCTACCCATAGAGACGAAAACAGAGAAAGAATATATTTCCGTTTGGGAACCAACTGTATTCGTTCTTGATCTATTTAAGGGGGAACTGGAGAAACAAGGGATTAAACTTTTGGGAACTGGAAAACCAGGGGTCACCCCACAAAACACTGATATTCTAGCTAGTCATACATCAATGGCATTGTCAGAGCTCCTCATCCCCTTTATGAAACTAAGCAATAACGGCCATGCAGAAACTCTCGTAAAAGAAATGGGGAAAAGAAGATTAGGCGAGGGCAGCTGGGAAAAAGGACTCCAAGTGTTAAAAGAGGAACTTCCTACATTCGGTGTAAATCCTACAGATGTAGTCATCAGAGATGGTTCTGGAATTTCTCATGTGAATTTAATTCCGGCGAACGAAATTTCACAGCTATTATTTCATGTCCAAAAGGAAGTTTGGTTTCCCGCTTTCGCAACCTCCTTACCCGTTGCAGGTAAACAAAACAAAATGGTTGGCGGAACATTAAGAAACCGAATGAAGCCTCTGAATGTTAAAGCTAAAACAGGCACTCTATCGACGGTCACCTCTTTAGCCGGATATGTCGAAACAAAAGATGGTAAAACCGTGATCGTTTCAATCCTTTTAAATAATCTCATTTATGAAGCCAAAGGAAAAGAAGTGGAAGATCGAATCGTAGAACTAATAGCTAATCAGTGA
- the sstT gene encoding serine/threonine transporter SstT, with translation MKNLIYKWNQVSLVKRIVVGLILGIIFALTIPDATKWVSIFGSLFVGALKAVAPVLVLFLVISAIAQHKTGQKTNMKLIIILYAISTTLAGLVGVIASFIFPVSLTLTTGAQDVAPPGGILEVLEKLLFNIVANPVDAIINANYIGILTWAIVLGIALKHASDRTKDVFVDLSDAISKVVKWVINLAPIGIMGLVYNAISTSGLSALLEYGQLLLVLLGCMFFVTFFVNPLIVYFYTHKNPYPLVFKCIKDSGIYAFFTRSSAANIPVNMRLSKELGLDEDTYSVSIPLGATINMAGAAITISVLTLAAVHTLGIQVDFATAVILVVLAAVSAAGASGVAGGSLLLIPLACSLFGISNDIAMQVVGVGFIIGVLQDSCETALNSHTDVVFTATAEYAQKRKEGKEFVMIPKKAV, from the coding sequence ATGAAAAATTTAATATACAAATGGAACCAAGTGAGTTTGGTCAAGCGGATTGTTGTGGGCCTCATTTTAGGGATCATCTTCGCTTTAACCATTCCTGATGCCACCAAATGGGTATCCATTTTCGGTTCCTTATTCGTTGGGGCATTAAAGGCGGTTGCACCTGTTCTGGTTTTATTTCTTGTAATTAGTGCAATAGCACAGCATAAAACCGGACAAAAAACCAATATGAAATTGATCATCATTTTATATGCAATTAGTACTACTTTGGCTGGTTTGGTAGGAGTGATCGCTAGCTTTATCTTCCCAGTAAGCTTAACTCTTACAACAGGGGCCCAAGATGTAGCTCCTCCTGGGGGGATCCTAGAGGTACTCGAAAAGCTCTTATTCAATATTGTCGCCAATCCAGTTGATGCGATTATAAACGCTAACTATATCGGGATCCTAACATGGGCAATTGTTCTTGGAATTGCTTTAAAACATGCTTCAGATCGAACAAAAGATGTGTTTGTCGATCTCTCAGATGCCATCTCTAAGGTCGTAAAATGGGTGATTAATTTGGCACCAATCGGGATCATGGGGTTAGTTTATAATGCCATTTCAACAAGTGGCCTTTCAGCCTTGCTTGAATATGGGCAGTTATTATTAGTCCTTCTAGGTTGCATGTTCTTTGTTACTTTTTTTGTTAACCCTTTGATCGTTTATTTTTATACTCATAAAAATCCATATCCACTTGTTTTTAAATGTATTAAAGATAGTGGCATCTATGCATTCTTTACTCGTAGCTCAGCTGCAAACATTCCAGTCAATATGCGTTTAAGTAAAGAACTAGGTTTAGATGAAGATACGTATTCTGTATCCATCCCTTTAGGTGCAACAATCAATATGGCTGGTGCAGCGATTACAATTTCTGTTCTAACACTTGCTGCTGTTCATACTTTAGGGATTCAAGTTGACTTTGCTACTGCTGTGATTCTTGTCGTTCTAGCGGCAGTTTCTGCGGCTGGTGCTTCGGGGGTTGCGGGCGGATCGCTATTATTAATCCCTTTAGCTTGTAGCCTATTTGGAATTTCAAATGACATTGCCATGCAGGTTGTAGGAGTAGGATTTATTATCGGAGTACTTCAAGACTCTTGTGAGACAGCACTTAATTCACACACAGATGTTGTCTTTACGGCAACGGCAGAATATGCACAAAAACGAAAAGAAGGCAAGGAATTTGTAATGATTCCAAAGAAAGCCGTATAA
- a CDS encoding CarD family transcriptional regulator has product MFNIGDVIIYSEHGLCEIDDIRDQTFAGVTRKYYILHPLDDANLKISTPVDNDKVVMLRTMDKEEADLLLQTFNGPGIEWIEDSRQRNLKYGKIVQSGDRTEIAQVANTLIRKNLELKSNGKRIYDQDRKLLQTIQTNLFNELALSLETSYEDIEQRVNDMLQE; this is encoded by the coding sequence ATGTTTAATATTGGAGATGTCATTATTTATTCGGAACATGGACTGTGTGAAATTGATGATATCCGTGATCAAACCTTCGCTGGTGTAACTAGGAAGTATTATATTTTACATCCTTTAGATGATGCAAATCTAAAAATCAGCACCCCGGTAGATAACGATAAAGTAGTGATGCTTAGAACAATGGATAAGGAAGAGGCAGACTTACTTTTACAAACGTTTAATGGACCAGGTATTGAATGGATTGAAGATTCTAGACAAAGGAATTTAAAATATGGAAAGATCGTTCAGTCCGGAGATCGTACAGAAATCGCTCAGGTGGCCAACACGTTAATTCGCAAGAACCTTGAGTTAAAGTCCAACGGAAAGAGAATTTATGACCAGGACCGGAAATTATTGCAAACGATTCAAACCAACTTATTTAATGAACTCGCCTTATCATTGGAAACTTCTTATGAGGATATTGAACAAAGAGTTAATGATATGTTACAGGAATAA
- a CDS encoding cupin domain-containing protein, with product MYYVPPGYPYPYYASTPIYPDYRNQIPESQWQIVPNAILARINGEASTIDLINRLIQIAPDQEQKERLLQVLEDENLHLQQLTDHYIRLTGSQPFYNVEKIPIQEFHDGLEKTFEVKCNEFEEYRNHYLFTQDSFVRELFLQNFNDEAKHIQQLEDLRVSRNDNGLVIRDYGRQPFVINIEEATTQNNTFRTALWTGTHFQITLMSLKPGEDIGLEIHPNIDQFLRIEQGQGIMQMGPRKDQLNFQRDVFDDFAIVIPAGTWHNLTNTGNEPLKLYSIYAPPQHPFGTVHRTKADAMAAEQEHGHGHGHGYGQ from the coding sequence ATGTATTATGTACCTCCAGGTTATCCATATCCTTATTATGCAAGCACCCCGATTTATCCGGATTATAGAAACCAAATTCCAGAGTCCCAATGGCAAATCGTACCTAATGCAATATTAGCAAGAATTAATGGAGAGGCTTCCACGATTGACTTAATCAACCGACTCATTCAAATAGCTCCAGATCAAGAACAAAAAGAGCGATTATTACAAGTTTTAGAGGATGAAAACCTACATTTGCAGCAGTTGACAGACCACTATATTCGTCTTACTGGAAGTCAACCTTTTTACAATGTAGAAAAGATCCCTATTCAGGAGTTTCATGATGGATTGGAAAAAACGTTTGAAGTGAAATGTAATGAATTTGAAGAATATCGGAATCATTATTTATTTACACAAGATTCATTCGTTCGAGAGCTGTTTTTGCAAAACTTTAATGATGAAGCAAAGCATATTCAGCAATTAGAGGATTTGCGAGTAAGCAGAAATGATAATGGTCTCGTCATTAGAGACTATGGCCGACAGCCATTTGTTATAAATATTGAAGAAGCAACAACCCAAAATAACACGTTTCGTACCGCCTTATGGACGGGTACTCATTTTCAAATTACACTAATGAGTCTTAAACCTGGAGAGGATATTGGTTTAGAAATACACCCTAATATTGATCAATTTTTACGGATTGAACAAGGGCAGGGCATTATGCAAATGGGTCCACGTAAAGACCAATTAAACTTTCAAAGAGATGTCTTTGATGACTTTGCAATTGTGATTCCTGCGGGCACATGGCATAATTTGACCAACACAGGTAATGAGCCGCTTAAACTATATTCGATTTATGCACCCCCTCAGCACCCGTTCGGTACCGTACATCGAACAAAAGCAGATGCAATGGCCGCTGAACAGGAACACGGGCACGGGCATGGGCACGGGTACGGGCAATAG
- a CDS encoding amino acid ABC transporter ATP-binding protein yields MEKIKVTNLKKSYGDLEVLKSIDLQVGEGEVVCLIGPSGSGKSTLLRCLNLLEEVTGGEVIVNGTNLTTKGTNINKVRENIGMVFQHFNLFPHLTILDNITLAPVELNKATKEQAKEKALELLRRVGLEDKASAKPDQLSGGQKQRVAIARALAMNPDIMLFDEPTSALDPEMVGEVLAVIKQLVQEGMTMVIVTHEMGFAKEVADRVIFMDGGYIVEQDRPQEIFGNPKNERTKDFLNKVL; encoded by the coding sequence ATGGAAAAAATTAAGGTAACGAATCTGAAAAAATCATATGGGGATCTAGAAGTATTAAAATCAATTGATTTGCAGGTTGGAGAAGGTGAAGTCGTTTGTTTAATCGGTCCTTCTGGTTCTGGTAAAAGTACACTTCTTCGTTGCTTAAACTTACTTGAAGAGGTAACGGGTGGAGAGGTTATTGTTAATGGGACGAACCTTACAACTAAAGGAACAAATATAAACAAGGTCCGTGAAAATATCGGAATGGTATTCCAACACTTTAATCTTTTTCCTCATCTAACGATATTAGATAATATAACCCTTGCTCCAGTTGAGTTAAATAAGGCAACGAAAGAACAGGCAAAGGAAAAGGCTTTAGAGCTATTAAGACGTGTAGGCTTAGAGGATAAAGCTTCGGCAAAACCAGATCAATTATCTGGTGGACAAAAGCAAAGGGTTGCGATTGCTCGCGCCCTTGCGATGAATCCGGATATCATGTTATTCGATGAGCCTACGAGTGCGCTTGACCCCGAGATGGTTGGTGAAGTATTAGCCGTTATTAAACAATTGGTTCAAGAAGGAATGACCATGGTGATTGTAACCCATGAAATGGGCTTTGCAAAAGAAGTAGCCGACCGCGTTATCTTTATGGACGGTGGATATATTGTTGAACAAGACAGACCACAAGAAATTTTCGGCAACCCAAAAAATGAACGTACGAAAGACTTCTTGAACAAAGTGTTATAG